From a single Lactococcus allomyrinae genomic region:
- a CDS encoding HAD family hydrolase produces MIKAIIFDLGGVIIDLGFERMTKRFEELGIEDFGQYFTPKSQVDFFEDLELGLIEPEEFYDKFRQHTDSELTDAVIEETWNLILKDFDKQRMALLTELSANYSLYLFSNTNAIHAKCFEKRCLEQTGHHLEHYFTTLYYSHELHLRKPTVESFKKVLHHANLAAHETLFIDDNEENIKGAQKTGLKTYHLQTPEQLTDIDFTELLSKYDN; encoded by the coding sequence ATGATAAAAGCAATTATATTTGATCTTGGTGGTGTAATTATTGACTTGGGATTTGAACGAATGACTAAGCGCTTTGAAGAGCTGGGTATTGAAGACTTTGGTCAATATTTTACTCCTAAAAGTCAAGTTGATTTCTTTGAAGATTTAGAGCTTGGCTTGATTGAACCTGAGGAATTCTATGATAAGTTTCGTCAGCATACTGACAGTGAGCTAACAGATGCTGTCATTGAAGAAACATGGAATCTTATTCTTAAAGACTTTGATAAACAGCGCATGGCTTTACTGACAGAGCTGTCAGCAAATTATTCACTCTATCTTTTTTCAAATACCAATGCGATTCATGCGAAATGTTTTGAGAAAAGATGTTTAGAACAAACAGGTCATCATTTAGAGCACTATTTCACAACGCTTTATTATTCTCATGAGTTGCACCTCAGAAAACCAACGGTAGAAAGTTTTAAAAAAGTGCTTCATCATGCAAATCTTGCTGCTCATGAAACACTTTTCATTGATGATAATGAAGAAAATATCAAAGGTGCTCAAAAAACTGGCTTGAAAACTTATCATTTACAAACACCAGAACAGCTCACAGATATTGATTTTACAGAACTTCTATCTAAATACGATAATTGA
- a CDS encoding APC family permease codes for MGFMKKADFQLYQDADKHYEQVLGTRDFLALGVGTIISTSIFTLPGQVAAQFAGPGVVFSYLIAAVVAGFVAFAYAEMSTVMPLAGSAYSWISVLFGEGFGWIAGWALLAEYFIAVAFVGAGFSANFQQLLAPLGFHLPAVLANPFGTNGGVVDIISFLVILISALIVFRGASDAGKVSQVLVVLKVAAVIAFIIVGITAIHPSNYHPFIPPHNPKTGFGGFSGIWSGVSMIFLAYIGFDSIAANSAEAKNPKKTMPRGILGSLLIAVALFAAVTLVLVGMHRYSAYEGNAAPVGWALQQSGYSVLSEIVTIIALAGMFVALLGMVLAGSRLIYAFGRDGLLPKGLGKMNKKHLPANGVWALSIVAIIIGAFFPFAFLAQLISAGTLIAFMFVSLGIYSLRRREGKDLPKAAYKMPLYPVLPALGFIGSAFIFWDLDANAKIYAGLWFLVGLVIYFFYGRRNSKNLETEKSKENIEGVGTLN; via the coding sequence ATGGGTTTTATGAAAAAAGCTGATTTCCAGCTTTACCAAGATGCAGATAAACATTATGAACAGGTTCTCGGTACACGCGATTTTCTTGCGCTAGGTGTTGGGACGATTATTTCAACTTCAATTTTTACTTTACCAGGACAAGTCGCGGCGCAATTCGCTGGGCCTGGTGTTGTTTTCTCATATTTGATCGCAGCAGTAGTGGCAGGATTTGTGGCTTTTGCTTACGCTGAAATGTCAACAGTAATGCCACTTGCAGGTTCAGCATATTCATGGATTTCAGTGTTGTTTGGAGAGGGCTTTGGTTGGATAGCAGGTTGGGCATTACTCGCCGAATACTTTATCGCCGTTGCTTTTGTTGGTGCAGGATTCTCTGCAAATTTCCAACAGTTGCTTGCACCGCTAGGCTTTCATTTGCCAGCGGTTCTAGCAAATCCTTTTGGGACAAACGGTGGAGTTGTTGATATCATTTCTTTTCTTGTTATTTTGATTTCAGCTCTGATTGTTTTTAGAGGGGCTTCCGATGCGGGGAAAGTCAGTCAAGTTCTTGTTGTGCTTAAAGTTGCGGCTGTTATTGCTTTTATTATTGTTGGTATTACAGCAATTCACCCATCAAATTATCATCCATTTATTCCCCCTCATAATCCGAAAACAGGTTTTGGTGGTTTCTCAGGTATTTGGTCAGGGGTTTCAATGATTTTTCTTGCTTACATTGGTTTTGACTCTATTGCGGCGAATTCGGCTGAGGCGAAAAATCCGAAAAAGACGATGCCACGTGGAATTCTTGGTTCTCTCCTTATCGCGGTTGCTCTTTTTGCTGCTGTTACCCTAGTTCTTGTTGGAATGCACCGTTATTCAGCCTATGAAGGCAATGCTGCACCAGTTGGTTGGGCGCTTCAACAGTCAGGATATTCAGTCCTTTCAGAAATTGTGACAATTATTGCTCTTGCAGGGATGTTTGTTGCATTGCTTGGTATGGTTCTTGCAGGTTCACGTTTAATTTATGCTTTTGGACGTGATGGTCTTTTACCTAAAGGACTGGGCAAAATGAACAAAAAACATCTTCCAGCAAATGGAGTTTGGGCGTTGTCAATTGTTGCGATTATCATTGGTGCATTTTTCCCCTTTGCCTTTCTGGCTCAATTGATTTCAGCGGGGACGCTTATCGCATTTATGTTTGTGTCGCTTGGTATTTATTCATTACGCCGTCGCGAGGGCAAAGATTTGCCTAAAGCAGCATACAAAATGCCACTTTATCCAGTTCTTCCAGCTCTTGGTTTCATTGGTTCAGCCTTTATCTTTTGGGATTTAGATGCTAATGCAAAAATTTATGCTGGTTTGTGGTTCTTAGTCGGTCTTGTAATCTACTTCTTTTACGGTCGAAGAAATAGTAAGAATTTGGAAACTGAAAAAAGTAAAGAAAATATTGAAGGCGTAGGAACATTAAATTAA
- a CDS encoding lysophospholipid acyltransferase family protein: protein MKEYEKQHHGFYVFLRNLVAFLLFILNGRSKYYNVDRIPKNENYILVAPHRMAWEPVWFAFATRPKQFIFMAKKELFEHKFGGWWIKMCGAFPVDRNNPGTKPIKHAVKMLKESNKSMIMFPSGSRHSSEMKGGVALIAKMANVRIVPAVYQGPLTMKGVFKRQKVAINFGEPIDISDIKKANAEGIEEVNRRMEEAFAALDKELNPNFHYEVK from the coding sequence ATGAAAGAGTATGAAAAACAGCACCACGGCTTTTACGTTTTTTTGCGCAATCTAGTTGCGTTCTTGCTATTTATACTTAATGGTCGTAGTAAATATTACAACGTTGACAGAATTCCAAAGAACGAGAACTATATTTTGGTTGCTCCTCATCGCATGGCGTGGGAACCTGTATGGTTTGCTTTTGCGACACGACCAAAACAGTTCATCTTTATGGCAAAGAAAGAACTATTTGAACATAAATTTGGTGGTTGGTGGATTAAAATGTGTGGCGCATTCCCTGTTGACCGCAATAATCCAGGGACAAAACCGATTAAACACGCTGTGAAAATGCTTAAAGAATCAAATAAATCTATGATTATGTTTCCTTCGGGAAGTCGGCATAGTTCAGAAATGAAAGGTGGAGTGGCGCTCATTGCTAAGATGGCAAATGTTCGTATTGTACCTGCTGTCTACCAAGGACCTCTCACAATGAAAGGTGTTTTCAAGCGTCAGAAAGTTGCGATTAACTTCGGAGAGCCAATTGATATTTCTGATATAAAAAAAGCAAATGCAGAAGGAATTGAAGAAGTCAATCGTCGTATGGAAGAAGCGTTTGCTGCTCTTGATAAAGAACTTAATCCAAATTTCCACTATGAAGTGAAATAA